Part of the Bos indicus isolate NIAB-ARS_2022 breed Sahiwal x Tharparkar chromosome 29, NIAB-ARS_B.indTharparkar_mat_pri_1.0, whole genome shotgun sequence genome is shown below.
GCAGCAGCAGGAGACTGCTAGTCATCCAGGAGGCACCCAGGGTTACCCATTTTGTGGATTCCCTCTCCCATGCGTTGCCAGCCCTGTTCCTGCCCTCTGGATCTCATCTCCCATGGGGGAGGTCCGTGGGCACCTTTCAGCCTGACTTCCTGTGCCAGGGACTTGTACCCCAACCCTCCCCTGCCATGTTCCAGCCACAGACTTGCGGCCAGAGGTGTGAAGTAGAGACAGAGATGACCTGGCAGGAAGTCGGTTTCTGACCACCCACCTTTCCCTTGTCACTAGCTTTCCGACTTTTCACTTGGCTTCTTCAGGTGGGCAGATACTCTCTACCTGCCTTCAACGAAACTCCAACCGTAGGGGCCCTGGGGAGCCACTTCCTTGGTCCAGGTGTCTGTAGCGGGGTCTGCAAAGACCATAGGAAAGGAGCCAGTGCTTACCTGGGAGAGTTTGGGTGGAAAGCCAAACTGGTGGCCGCTTCCTGTCTCTGAGGGCTTGCGAGCCAGCCTAGGACAACCTCCTTTTGGTTTAGAGTACGCCCGCCGCCTGGACATCTTTGCCCAAAACCTGGCCAAGGCTCAGCGGCTGCAGGAGGAGGACCTGGGCACAGCCGAGTTTGGGGTGACTCAATTCAGTGACCTCACAGGTACTGGACTCCTGGCAATGGGTGGTAGGCGGGGAAGCAGGATCTTCCCCAGCAGATACCAGGCTGACTTGGCTTCTGTTCCCCAGAGGGACTCTCGAGCTGGGGGTTTGCCCTGAATCCGAGATCAGGGCAGGAACTCTGTGGAGGCCTGGGCGGTAGCCCAGCTCACAGAGACACCGGGTGCAGGGCTGTGCGCCCCAGCAAGGAACCTGGCCTCCCTCTAGGCCTCAGGGTCCTCATCTTTCTGCCTCCAGGGGCATTACAGGGACTCAAATGGCTCAGGATGTGGATGGCTGGGGTGGGAAGCAGGATGTGGGGGGAGGGGTCAAAACACTGAACTTCATGGCCCCATGTGTCCCCAGAGGAGGAGTTTGTCCAGCTTTATGGAAGCCAGGTGGCTGGAGAGGCCCTCGGTGTGAGTAGAAAAGTGGGGTCTGAAGAGTGGGGGGAATCAGAGCCCCAGACCTGTGACTGGCGGAAAGTTGGCACCATCTCACCCGTCAGGGACCAGGTATCTGCCTCCACCCCAAGCCCAGCAGCCTGGCCAGTCCAGccccggggcgggggcggaggggggggtgcgtggggggtgtggggaggcggggaggagagGGCCTGCAGTCTTTACCCGCCCCCACCACCGCCATCCTTTCCCCACTAGCGAAACTGCAACTGCTGCTGGGCCATGGCGGCAGCGGGCAACATCGAGGCCCTATGGGCCATCAAGTTCAGAGACTTCGTGGAGGTCTCCGTGCAGCGtatggctgggggcaggggctggggtgaggaCCAAAGGAGGTGGGGGTGCCTGAGGCCTGGGCACACACATTGTCCCTTCTGGCACCAGAGCTGCTTGACTGTGACCGCTGTGGGAACGGCTGCAGGGGTGGCTTCGTCTGGGATGCGTTCCTCACTGTCCTCAACAACAGTGAGTGCCTGGCTGCTCCAGGCAGTCGtggtgggggaaggatggggcGGGTACTGTTcctgagctgaactgagcctCCTCCTGGGCCTTGCTTATCTCCAGGCGGCCTGGCCAGTGAGAAGGACTATCCATTCGATGGGAGTGGCAAAACCCACAGGTGCCTGGCTAAGAAGTACAAGAAGGTGGTCTGGATCCAGGATTTCATAATACTGCAGGCCTGCGAGCAGAGTGCGGGCACAATGGGGACACGGGTGGGCACAGGGGGGAGACGGACAGGGACAGACGGACCAGGACAGACGGGGCTATAGACAGAGACGGAGGCCATCTCTGGGGGCGGGGGCTAGAGggtggaaaagaggaagagatagataGAGATGCCCATGAGCCGAGAGCAGGGGATGAAGGAGTGGCAGGGCTAGATGGCACCTTCCACCCCCAGGCATGGCCAGGCACTTGGCCACCGAGGGCCCCATCACCGTGACCATCAATATGAAGCTACTGCAGGTGAGATAAGGTAGGgaatggggcgggggggggtggcgGGTGCATATAGGGGAGGTGGCCCGACTCGGCCTCTCTGCCCCTGCAGCAATACCAGAAGGGTGTGATCAAGGCCACACCTACCACCTGTGACCCCACACTAGTGGATCATTCTGTCCTGCTGGTGGGTTTTGGTAAAACCAAGTCggtggaggggaggcaggggaaggcGGCCTCGTTCGGATCCTACGCGCGCCCTCGCCGCTCCATGGCATACTGGACCCTGAAGAACTCCTGGGGGCCTCAGTGGGGTGAGGAGGTGAGTGTGATCTACGGGGGCGGACAGGGCAGGACAGACCTCTCCCCGCTGTCTGGCGCTGATGGGCCCTCACTTCTTAGGGCTATTTCCGGCTGCATCGAGGGAGTAACACCTGCGGCATCACCAAGTTCCCGGTCACCGCCAGAGTGGACAAGCCTAAGAAGCAGCACCAAGTCTCTTGCCCTCCCTGAGGCTGCCTGGCTGCCCTTTGGCTCTCTCCTGCTGTGCCCGTTACCTTCCCCTGCCACCCGCCCCAAGGCTTTTGCCTAGTTCCCCAGTATTCTCGCTGGGGATTGAATAAAGCAAGACAAGACCCGTCTTTGGAGTGGTCACGGCTGGGGTGGGGAAACGGATGGGGAGCGAGTAGATACCGTTCTCCGACATGTCCCTGTCCCTGTGCGGTCAACGGACACATACATTCTCATACACCATGACACTCAAAGAGATGTACGTGTACAACGGGCACACACTTCCACGCGCGGACCCATGTGAGTACCCACTCACAGCCTCCTCCAAAGTCATGGCAACTTTATTGTCAGTGtggccagggcagggcaggggcctcAGTCATGATAGAGGCGCAGGAGGCAGCCACGGAGGGTGCCCATGTAGCGGTCCCAGAGCGCCTGGTGCCTGCAATGGTAACAGTAATGGTGTTGGCTGATGTTGACTGGATCCCCATGACCCTGCTCCACGAGCTCTCAACACCTTCACTCGTTTAATCCTCACGGGATTCCTATAAGCCTTAATGCTGTCACCCCCAGCTTATGTCTGAAGGAACGGAGgcacacagagagaaaggaacTTGTCAAGATCAGGTCAATTTCTCAGTGATGGAGCTGAGACTCTGGTCAACAGAGTGACTTCCAACCCCAGGGccaaagcacagggaactcagagtCTGCAGGAGAGCTGGGCCCCAGCAGGGAGCCAGCAGGATAAGGAAGCCTGAGATCTCTCACCGGAAGCCATCCAGGGAGTGGACCGAAGCGGAATACTGATTCAGGAAGAGCCGCACGTCATTCAATGGCCAGTGGTCGGAGCGGCAGGGTTCCACGAACTGTGGGTCCAAGGTAACATCCAGCACTGGTATAGCCCAGGGACAGGCCAGGATGGGGTCAGAGGGCAGCCGACAGAACAACTCACCTTCTCCACGAGGTCTACAAACAGGTCTCTGACATCCTTATTGTGGGTCAGCTTGGCGGCCACGTTCACCAGCCCCCGGGACAGGTTCTGTCGGGGAGGGAGCCTGGGAGTTCGGCCTTCTGTCCGAGAGAGGCTGGGGGCTGAAACCACATCTATCCACCTCCCTCAATCAAGTAATTCCCCAGCGTTTAAGAGCTGGCTCCCCCCAggggcaggcagagggaacagcagcaCTGCCTGAAGCCAACAGCAGGGCtgctggggtggggacagggctcTGGAGGCTGAAGATGCCCCAAGGATAGAGGCTGGACTGGGCCACAGACCTTGAAGTTGGCTTCCATCTCCGAAAAGACACCAAGCTTCCCCCGGAGGGCCGTGCACACCAAGCTGAAGGAAGACAGGGTCAAGGCCCGCACTGCCTGGGCGCCCACTTCAGGCCCCGCCCCACAGACCCCAGGGTCACCTCTTGTGCAGGTCTAGAAGGTCCTTGTCAGCCACAAGCACCTTGAGCTCCTTCAAGTCCTGGAGAAACTCCTTGTCCAAGTCCATGTCCATGTCATCCACCTGGGAGTCTAAGTGAGGCCCACGAAGGGAATTGAGGTGGGAGATTCAAAAATGCCTCCTGTGATaacctgagcccccctcccattTCATGGCACCCCACAAGACAAAAGAGCACGCTGGGTGTGACAGAGCTGGAGGGACTGGCCCCAAGCCAGAGAGACGCTGTGGGTCCCTTGTCTGCAGACAAGCTGTGTGTGGGGGCGCTGGGCCGTGAGCAGAAGCGGCTGGGCAGGGGCCCTGAAGAAGAAGGGCTGCTGGGAACGGGGGCCTGCACCTGGATCAGTGGGGGCCTCACCGACGGCTCCGAGGGTCCAGTTTTGGATCATGAGCTCAGCACAGAAGGCAAAGTCCCCAAAGCTCAGATACTGCAGTTTTTTCTTCCCTGTCTCAAAGCGATTGTTGGCAAAGAAGACGATGGCTGCATAGTCCCTGCGGGGTAGGGAGAGGAGGGGGTCCATCAGGGCTTGAAATTCCTTCTTAGCAAGCAGTTCCCAGCTACAACATCGGCAGGACCTCCGTGTTCTGGCCTCTCTCTACCCTAACTCACTGTGTGATGGGTTTCAAGTCACGTCTCTCTGGGCCTCCTCCTCTGGGCAAAGAGAAGGTTTCAGCCCGGCTCTCCTAAGGGACACGGTGGGAGACCACAGGGTAACAGCGACCacttactgagtacttactaAGCCCCAGGGGCTGTGCCATCATGGGCTTTACCCATGGCACCTCACAACAGTCCAGCTGGTGAATGGCCAGGCTGGGATTCCAACCCAGGCCAGTCTGAACCAAAGTACAACCCAAGAGAGGGATAACCACTGCCCCCCTACAGCATGGAGGTCATGCAGGTTGGGGCAGAAAACAAGGGTCAGCTTCAGGGCATAAGGAAGGAGTGTGCAGGAGGGGGAGGCAGTTGGCTCCTCACCTGGCCCCTCTCCTGGCCCCTCACCTGGCCAGCCGGTCGGACAGGAGGAAGTGCTGCTGGATGTTATCCACCAGGGAGCCCCGCATTTCCTCCACCACCTTGAAGACGCGCTTAAAGTTGTCGAACTGCAGGGCAGTTAGAGGAGAAGGACAGGTCAGGTTGCTCACTCAATAAACTGTTGGGTGAGCATCCCTCTGTCACTGACCCACCTATCCAATCACCAGACACGGATGGAGTATTTGCTATTCCTTCAACAAACTattatcccctgcattggcaggtggattctttaccaatgtgccacctggaaagccccattaaTTATTAATACCTCTTATCAATTCCCCAAATGTTCACCAGCTTCTGCCATCTTGCCTTGGATAAATGTTTACTCACTCTTATCAACAAATTCACCCCTATTTTAGCATCATGCTCTCTAGCTCTTCACCAGTTTGTGCTGAAACTGACCTTCCTGGCTAAGCCCCAGGAACTCAAAAAAGAGCAAATACTAAGCCATCTTGGGGAGCTCACAGGAATCACAGAGGAAAATGCTAAAGGCCCAGTTAGAAGGGTTACTTCTTCCTGGCACCACTGGCAAGGCTTTTGGAGAAGGTGGTATATGACCACCCACCTCAACCCCTGACCCTGCCTTAGATTTCAAGGGGTAGATATGTCCTAAAATAATACCCTGTAAAAATAATACAGGCAGGGGCAGATGAGCAAAAGgaagccaggggctggggagtctAGAGAGGGGGGCAGGGACAGGATGATAGGAGAGTCTGAAGGTCAAGGCCAAGGAATGTGGCTGCTATAGGAAAGAATGGGAGCCATTCAAAGTTCGTGAGCAGAAGAAAGCTAAGGTCTGAGAAGTCACTCTGGCTCAAGAGTAGGGGACGGCTTGGAAGGGGCAAAAGGAGGAGAGTGGAAACGAAGGCACTGCCACAGAGGTGTTGGAGTGGGCTGGAGGCGAGGCAGGAACCAAAGGGATGGCGCAAAGGGGCGGGCTGCAGACAGCTGCAGTGCCCACCTGTCTCCGGCAGCTCTTGAGGGTGATGCCTGTTTTGGTGCTGATATCATCCAGGTCTTTCTTGGTGCCCTTAGACAGCTTTTTGCCCAGCACCTCCCGCACGAAGGCCTCGTCAAAGGCATAATACCTGTGGGGAGTTGGGGACGACACTACTGACTTTCCAtaagaagaggggagaggagagctgGCAGGACCTGGGTTTGGCCCCTTCTGCTCTCAACTTTCTCCCGGCTTGGGTAAGTCCCGACCGTCCCCGGGCCTCATCGTCAGCCTGCAAAATGGGTACATGGCCAGACTGATTGGCGTCCCCACCACCCGCCAGGTGAGCACCTCTCGATGAGCAGCGCCTGTCGAGAGGGCGGGATCTGGAAAATAAGCTGGTGAAGCAGCTTGGGAGGCGCGTGGAGCAGGCGCTCGAGCATGTGGAAAGTCCGGTAGTGGTCCATGGTGTCGCTCTGCAGCACCGCTGCTGTGGCGCCGGTCTGCTCCAGAATTCCCGAGCGCACCCTCAGGGCCACCGCGTCGCTCACTGGGAAGCGAGGGCTGGCATCAGGCCCCGCCCCGCCGACCCTAGAGGTTCTTCAGGGATTTCAGCCCCGAGCCCCAGGCATTTCATACTCCCAGGCCTCTGCCCACTGCCCTATAGGATGCCTAGTCCTGGCTTGGCCCCCTCTCCCATCCAAAACAACCGCTCCGCCAGACCGGCTCCCCCAGTCGGCCCCCCACAGACCCGAATAACCGTCCAGCCAAAGGCGATACACGTCCTCGTCGATGAGGGTCGTGTTCCCCACGAAGATGTCCAGTTCGCTGGTCATGGCGACGCCCGGACCCGGGCGCTACCGCAGCGCCCCAGCAGGAGCGAGCACTGCCCGGGCCCGGCACGCCGCCGCCGGGCCACTTCCGGGAGCACTGACATTCGTCTCCCGGCACCCGGAGCCAGAGAAGGACCACTTCCGGGACAGAGCTAGTCTGGGCAGGAGCCGCGAGGGAAGAAGCTGAGGCGGAGGCGGTTGGGTAGCCCCTCCTCCCAGCGGGAGGGGGAATCTCGGGTTCCCGGgttcccagcccagcccaccccaccctcacGCCGGCCGGGTTTGCAGGAGGGCATCCAGAGCCAAGGCCTCTGGCTAGTTGCCCCTGTCCCAGCAACCTTCACCCTCATATCCTCCTGGTTGTTCTGTGCCCTTTTGCGGGGAGCCCCACTACTTTGACCTGTATCCTGAATGTAGTAGCTCCACAGGGCTctatggggttccctggtggctcagcggtaaagaatccacccgccaacacaggagatgcgagttccacccctggatcgggaagatcccctggagaaggaaatagctacccactccagtattcttgcctgggcagtccctggggttgtgaaagagtaggacacgactgagcgactaaacaacagggCTCTGTCCTGAATCTTTTTTATGCAAAAAAAGTTGTCTGGCTCGTCTTCAAGGGCCCTTGCTGAGGGCCCCTCAGTCCATCCTGCAGATGAACCCCTCTCCTGAATATGGGGTACCTATTCCCATGGTTTTAAGCCAATCGGCCCGCCTCCACCCCTCCAACTAATGACCTCCCTGTTACAGCTTAGAGCTCTGTCTGGAAGTCCACATCCAGTCGGCCACCAACCTGTAACTCTTTCCACTCGGTTCCCCACAGCCAGACCTGTTGGTTTCCTGATCTGTTCCcacccacaccccacacacacacacccccacacacacccccacacccccatcccCGTGTTCCTATTTCAGGAACAGCCCCTACATCCACCCTGTTCTCATACCAGAAACCTGGGCTTCTCCCAGACTCTTCTCTCTCCACATTCAAGTCTGCTGATTTGCCTCCTGAATATTTCTAGTATCTGTTTTGTCCTCTCCACCCCCACTGCACTGTCCAAGCCTAGTCCTTCTGCATAGCTCTCTTTGCCCACTGACACATTGTTCTCAGTAATCTTTCTGCCTACATCCCCTCCCTGTGGTCCATCCCACACAGAGCAGCCCAatcaacctttttaaaaaatgtattttcaaaaatattactcCCCTGCTGAAATCCTTACTCCATCTAAATGCTCCATCTTAATATTTAAAGCCCTTAAGAATTTAGCTCTACATTTGTTGCCTGCCTTTCTCTCTTACCACTTTCTCTAAGAACTGCCTTTCCAAAACAGACACG
Proteins encoded:
- the CTSW gene encoding cathepsin W isoform X1, with protein sequence MAPTVHLSCLLALLVAGLAQGIKDSLRGQDPGPQPLELKEVFRLFQMQYNRSYPNPAEYARRLDIFAQNLAKAQRLQEEDLGTAEFGVTQFSDLTEEEFVQLYGSQVAGEALGVSRKVGSEEWGESEPQTCDWRKVGTISPVRDQRNCNCCWAMAAAGNIEALWAIKFRDFVEVSVQQLLDCDRCGNGCRGGFVWDAFLTVLNNSGLASEKDYPFDGSGKTHRCLAKKYKKVVWIQDFIILQACEQSMARHLATEGPITVTINMKLLQQYQKGVIKATPTTCDPTLVDHSVLLVGFGKTKSVEGRQGKAASFGSYARPRRSMAYWTLKNSWGPQWGEEGYFRLHRGSNTCGITKFPVTARVDKPKKQHQVSCPP
- the CTSW gene encoding cathepsin W isoform X2; this encodes MAPTVHLSCLLALLVAGLAQGIKDSLRGQDPGPQPLELKEVFRLFQMQYNRSYPNPAEYARRLDIFAQNLAKAQRLQEEDLGTAEFGVTQFSDLTEEEFVQLYGSQVAGEALGVSRKVGSEEWGESEPQTCDWRKVGTISPVRDQRNCNCCWAMAAAGNIEALWAIKFRDFVEVSVQRMAGGRGWGMARHLATEGPITVTINMKLLQQYQKGVIKATPTTCDPTLVDHSVLLVGFGKTKSVEGRQGKAASFGSYARPRRSMAYWTLKNSWGPQWGEEGYFRLHRGSNTCGITKFPVTARVDKPKKQHQVSCPP
- the FIBP gene encoding acidic fibroblast growth factor intracellular-binding protein isoform X2, translated to MTSELDIFVGNTTLIDEDVYRLWLDGYSVSDAVALRVRSGILEQTGATAAVLQSDTMDHYRTFHMLERLLHAPPKLLHQLIFQIPPSRQALLIERYYAFDEAFVREVLGKKLSKGTKKDLDDISTKTGITLKSCRRQFDNFKRVFKVVEEMRGSLVDNIQQHFLLSDRLARDYAAIVFFANNRFETGKKKLQYLSFGDFAFCAELMIQNWTLGAVDSQVDDMDMDLDKEFLQDLKELKVLVADKDLLDLHKSLVCTALRGKLGVFSEMEANFKNLSRGLVNVAAKLTHNKDVRDLFVDLVEKFVEPCRSDHWPLNDVRLFLNQYSASVHSLDGFRHQALWDRYMGTLRGCLLRLYHD
- the FIBP gene encoding acidic fibroblast growth factor intracellular-binding protein isoform X1; protein product: MTSELDIFVGNTTLIDEDVYRLWLDGYSVSDAVALRVRSGILEQTGATAAVLQSDTMDHYRTFHMLERLLHAPPKLLHQLIFQIPPSRQALLIERYYAFDEAFVREVLGKKLSKGTKKDLDDISTKTGITLKSCRRQFDNFKRVFKVVEEMRGSLVDNIQQHFLLSDRLARDYAAIVFFANNRFETGKKKLQYLSFGDFAFCAELMIQNWTLGAVGEAPTDPDSQVDDMDMDLDKEFLQDLKELKVLVADKDLLDLHKSLVCTALRGKLGVFSEMEANFKNLSRGLVNVAAKLTHNKDVRDLFVDLVEKFVEPCRSDHWPLNDVRLFLNQYSASVHSLDGFRHQALWDRYMGTLRGCLLRLYHD